One window of the Shimwellia blattae DSM 4481 = NBRC 105725 genome contains the following:
- the ccmB gene encoding heme exporter protein CcmB, whose amino-acid sequence MSRAIFYRELLLMWRRSAEILNPLWFFLIVISLFPFAIGPDPRQLSLIAPGIVWVAALLAALLVMERLFREDWQDGALEQLLLLPVPLGWTVVLKVFAHWLVTGLPLLVISPLAALLLGMSAHSAWVLALTLLLGTPTLSFLGSVGVGLTVGLRRGGVLLSLLILPLAIPLLIFATAACNAAASGLPVEGYLAILGAFLLASATLCPFATAAALRLSVQ is encoded by the coding sequence GTGAGCCGCGCAATTTTTTACCGTGAACTGCTGCTGATGTGGCGCCGCAGTGCGGAGATCCTCAACCCGCTGTGGTTCTTTCTGATAGTCATTTCGCTCTTTCCCTTTGCCATTGGCCCGGACCCCCGGCAGCTGTCGCTGATTGCGCCGGGCATTGTCTGGGTTGCCGCGCTGCTGGCGGCCCTGCTGGTGATGGAGCGCCTGTTCCGGGAAGACTGGCAGGATGGCGCCCTGGAGCAGTTGCTGTTACTGCCGGTGCCCCTGGGCTGGACGGTCGTGCTTAAAGTATTTGCCCACTGGCTGGTGACCGGGCTGCCGCTGCTGGTTATCTCGCCGCTGGCGGCGCTGCTGCTGGGCATGAGTGCCCACAGCGCGTGGGTACTGGCGCTGACCCTGCTGCTGGGCACGCCAACGTTGAGCTTTCTGGGCTCGGTGGGGGTTGGGCTCACGGTGGGCCTGCGGCGCGGCGGGGTGCTGCTCAGTTTGCTGATATTGCCGCTGGCGATACCGCTGCTTATTTTTGCAACTGCGGCCTGCAACGCCGCAGCATCCGGGCTGCCGGTGGAGGGTTATCTGGCCATCCTCGGCGCCTTTTTACTGGCAAGCGCCACACTGTGCCCGTTTGCGACGGCCGCCGCGCTGCGGTTATCTGTGCAGTAA
- the ccmA gene encoding cytochrome c biogenesis heme-transporting ATPase CcmA: MLRAHELSCMYDDNLLFRNLSLTVSAGELVQISGPNGSGKTTLLRVLCGLSRPERGQVYWQGEPLAAARDAFHREVVWLGHKTGVKSALTADENLRFFYPHSRPEAREQALAAIGLAGYEDQPLDTLSAGQQRRVALARLWLSDAPLWMLDEPFTALDARGIETLTRQLERQVLGGGSVLMTTHQPLRALACPLRAITLNGEAAL; the protein is encoded by the coding sequence ATGCTCCGGGCCCATGAACTTAGCTGTATGTATGATGACAACCTGCTGTTTCGCAATCTCTCCCTGACGGTCAGTGCCGGTGAGCTGGTACAAATCAGTGGCCCTAATGGTAGCGGCAAAACCACCTTACTGCGGGTGTTGTGCGGGTTATCCCGCCCGGAGCGGGGGCAGGTGTACTGGCAGGGGGAGCCTCTGGCCGCCGCGCGGGATGCCTTTCACCGTGAGGTGGTCTGGCTTGGTCACAAAACCGGGGTGAAATCGGCCCTGACGGCAGATGAAAATCTGCGCTTTTTTTACCCTCACTCCCGCCCGGAGGCGCGGGAGCAGGCTCTGGCGGCCATCGGGCTTGCCGGGTATGAAGATCAGCCACTGGATACGCTCTCCGCCGGACAGCAACGCCGGGTGGCCCTGGCACGTCTGTGGCTGAGTGATGCCCCCCTGTGGATGCTGGACGAACCCTTTACTGCCCTGGACGCCCGGGGCATCGAAACCCTGACCCGGCAACTGGAGCGCCAGGTGCTGGGGGGTGGCAGCGTGCTGATGACAACCCACCAGCCGCTGCGCGCGCTGGCCTGCCCGCTGCGTGCCATTACCCTGAACGGCGAGGCGGCCCTGTGA
- a CDS encoding c-type cytochrome: protein MKKRLFSALALGMLSMACWGQSASDNSDLIKRGEYLARAGDCVACHTNGAKGQPFAGGLAMATPIGTIYSTNITPDKTHGIGSYTFEEFDDAVRRGVRKDGSTLYPAMPFPSFARITEPDMRAMYAYFMHGVQPVAEANKDTDIPWPLSMRWPLAIWRGLFAPDPADFVSNASADPVLERGRYLVEGLGHCGACHTPRSITMQEKALSEQDGDDYLSGSSAPIDGWVASSLRGENRDGLGTWSEAEVAEFLKTGRNDKGVVFGGMSDVVEHSLQYLSDDDITAIARYLKSLPPKGGKQSPAPVADDTAQQLWKGNDSKTGAALYVDNCAACHRTDGVGYKRAFPALKGNPVVQTEDPTSLIHIILTGNTTPAVNGAVSNLTMPSFGWRLNDQQVADVANFVRSSWGNKAPAVSASDVAKVRKDRSIIADEKAMGSPDVSKLPGAAE, encoded by the coding sequence ATGAAAAAACGACTTTTCTCCGCCCTGGCGCTGGGTATGCTCAGTATGGCCTGCTGGGGGCAGAGCGCTTCAGACAACAGCGATCTGATTAAACGCGGTGAGTATCTGGCCCGGGCCGGTGACTGTGTGGCCTGCCACACTAACGGCGCCAAAGGCCAGCCCTTTGCCGGTGGCCTGGCCATGGCGACCCCGATAGGCACGATTTACTCCACCAACATCACCCCGGACAAAACGCACGGGATCGGTAGCTACACCTTTGAAGAGTTTGATGACGCGGTGCGCCGCGGGGTGCGCAAAGATGGCTCCACCCTCTACCCGGCCATGCCGTTCCCCTCATTTGCCCGGATAACTGAGCCGGATATGCGCGCCATGTACGCCTACTTTATGCACGGTGTGCAGCCGGTGGCTGAGGCAAACAAAGATACGGATATTCCGTGGCCGCTCTCTATGCGCTGGCCGCTGGCTATCTGGCGCGGCCTGTTCGCGCCGGATCCTGCCGACTTTGTTTCCAACGCCAGTGCAGACCCGGTACTGGAGCGGGGCCGCTACCTGGTTGAGGGGCTGGGCCACTGTGGCGCCTGCCACACGCCGCGCAGTATCACCATGCAGGAAAAAGCCCTCAGCGAGCAGGACGGGGATGATTACCTCTCCGGCAGCAGTGCGCCGATTGACGGCTGGGTTGCCTCCAGCCTGCGCGGGGAAAACCGCGACGGCCTCGGCACATGGAGCGAGGCCGAAGTGGCCGAATTCCTGAAAACCGGCCGTAACGATAAAGGCGTGGTCTTTGGCGGAATGAGCGATGTGGTGGAACACAGCCTGCAATACCTGTCTGATGACGATATCACGGCCATTGCCCGCTACCTGAAGTCTCTGCCGCCAAAAGGGGGCAAACAGTCCCCGGCTCCGGTGGCGGACGATACGGCGCAGCAGCTGTGGAAAGGCAATGACAGCAAAACCGGCGCGGCGCTGTATGTGGATAACTGTGCCGCCTGCCACCGTACCGACGGGGTGGGCTACAAGCGGGCCTTCCCGGCGCTGAAAGGCAACCCGGTGGTTCAGACAGAGGATCCGACCTCGCTTATCCATATTATCCTCACCGGGAATACCACCCCGGCAGTGAACGGGGCGGTCTCTAACCTGACGATGCCATCCTTTGGCTGGCGGCTTAATGATCAGCAGGTGGCAGATGTGGCAAACTTTGTGCGCAGCAGCTGGGGTAACAAGGCCCCGGCGGTGAGTGCCTCAGACGTGGCAAAAGTGCGCAAAGACCGCAGCATTATCGCTGATGAGAAGGCCATGGGAAGCCCGGATGTGTCAAAACTGCCCGGCGCGGCAGAGTAA
- a CDS encoding GMC family oxidoreductase gives MATVLKKTDAVIVGFGWVGAIMAKELTEAGLNVVALERGPMRDTWPDGAYPQVIDELTYNIRRKLFQDLSKSTVTIRHNSSQAAVPYRQLAAFLPGTGVGGAGLHWSGVHFRADPTELRMRSHYQERYGNNFIPQDMLIQDFGVTYEELEPFYDKAEKVFGTSGTAWTIRGQKVGEGKGGNFFAPDRSDDFPLPAQKNTWSAQLFEKAAKSIGYHPYNLPSANTSDSYTNPYGAQMGPCNFCGFCSGYACYMYSKASPNVNILPALRREKGFELRTNANVLKVNLTDDKLRATGVTYVDAQGREVEQPADLVIIGAFQFHNVHLMLLSGIGKPYNPETGEGVVGRNFAYQNMTTVKAIFDKDTFTNPFIGAGGNGVGVDDFNADNFDHGPLGFVGGSPFWVNQAGTKPISGLPVPPGTPAWGSKWKAAVADTYTHHLSMDAHGAHQSYRQNYLDLDPNYKNVFGQPLLRMTFDWQENDIKMAQFMYSKLRPIAEAMNPKYILGSPKNADSHFDTTSYQTTHMNGGAVMGEDPKTSAVNRYLQSWDVHNVFVIGASAFPQGLGYNPTGTIAALAYWSAKAIREQYLKNPGPLVQA, from the coding sequence ATGGCGACTGTACTGAAAAAAACCGATGCGGTGATCGTGGGCTTTGGCTGGGTGGGGGCCATTATGGCCAAAGAGCTGACCGAAGCGGGGCTGAATGTGGTGGCGCTGGAGCGCGGCCCCATGCGCGACACCTGGCCAGACGGGGCCTACCCGCAGGTGATCGACGAGCTGACCTACAACATTCGCCGTAAACTGTTCCAGGATCTCTCTAAAAGCACGGTGACCATCCGTCATAACAGCAGCCAGGCGGCTGTACCTTACCGCCAGCTGGCGGCCTTCCTGCCGGGAACCGGGGTAGGCGGTGCGGGCCTGCACTGGTCCGGGGTGCACTTTCGTGCCGATCCCACTGAGCTGCGCATGCGCAGCCACTACCAGGAGCGCTACGGTAACAATTTCATTCCGCAGGATATGCTCATCCAGGATTTCGGCGTCACTTATGAGGAGCTGGAGCCGTTTTACGATAAAGCGGAAAAAGTGTTCGGCACCTCCGGCACTGCCTGGACCATCAGGGGCCAGAAAGTGGGGGAAGGCAAAGGCGGTAACTTCTTTGCGCCGGATCGCTCAGACGACTTCCCGCTACCGGCCCAGAAAAATACCTGGTCGGCACAGCTGTTTGAGAAAGCCGCAAAATCTATTGGCTATCACCCTTATAACCTGCCGTCCGCCAACACGTCAGACTCCTACACCAACCCCTATGGTGCCCAGATGGGGCCGTGTAACTTCTGCGGATTTTGCAGCGGTTACGCCTGCTATATGTATTCCAAAGCCTCGCCTAATGTGAATATTCTGCCCGCCCTGCGCCGGGAGAAAGGCTTTGAACTGCGTACTAATGCCAATGTGCTCAAAGTGAATCTGACCGACGACAAACTGCGGGCCACCGGGGTGACCTATGTGGATGCCCAGGGGCGGGAAGTGGAGCAACCGGCCGATCTGGTGATTATCGGCGCGTTCCAGTTCCACAACGTTCACCTGATGTTGCTGTCCGGCATTGGTAAACCCTACAACCCGGAAACCGGGGAGGGGGTGGTCGGCCGTAACTTCGCCTACCAGAATATGACCACCGTGAAAGCCATCTTCGACAAAGACACCTTCACCAACCCGTTTATCGGGGCCGGTGGTAACGGGGTCGGGGTGGATGATTTCAACGCCGACAACTTCGACCACGGCCCGCTGGGCTTTGTGGGTGGCTCGCCGTTCTGGGTTAACCAGGCGGGCACCAAGCCCATTTCTGGCCTGCCGGTTCCGCCGGGCACACCGGCCTGGGGCAGTAAGTGGAAAGCGGCAGTGGCAGACACCTATACGCACCATTTGTCGATGGATGCCCACGGCGCCCACCAGTCCTACCGCCAGAACTACCTGGATCTTGACCCCAACTACAAAAACGTCTTTGGTCAGCCGCTGCTGCGCATGACCTTTGACTGGCAGGAAAACGACATCAAAATGGCCCAGTTTATGTACTCAAAACTGCGCCCGATTGCCGAGGCCATGAACCCGAAATATATCCTCGGCAGCCCGAAAAACGCCGACAGCCATTTTGATACCACCAGCTACCAGACCACCCACATGAACGGCGGTGCGGTAATGGGGGAAGATCCTAAAACCAGCGCGGTAAACCGCTATCTGCAAAGCTGGGATGTTCACAATGTGTTTGTCATCGGGGCTTCCGCCTTCCCGCAGGGGCTGGGCTATAACCCCACCGGGACAATTGCAGCGCTGGCCTACTGGTCTGCGAAGGCTATTCGCGAACAGTATCTGAAAAACCCGGGCCCGCTGGTACAGGCATAA
- a CDS encoding gluconate 2-dehydrogenase subunit 3 family protein produces MSSERNNSSRRDFLVKSMSLIPAVVVTGGNIGALGFAGAAVAAADTPKTPASGGQASDGKAWQPVFFNSEEWAFVNAAVARLIPADERGPGALEAGVPEFIDKQMNTPYATGAIWYMQGPFNPDVPKEMGYQLPLVPKQIYNLGIAEANAWCKAQHGKVFAELTPEQQDSALTAFESGSAQFAQLPASLFFSYLLQNTREGFFSDPIHGGNKGMVGWTLINFPGARADFMDWVERGERYPFPPVSIHGVRA; encoded by the coding sequence ATGTCGAGCGAAAGAAATAACAGTTCCAGGCGAGATTTCCTCGTCAAATCAATGAGCTTGATTCCTGCGGTTGTGGTCACCGGTGGCAATATTGGCGCACTCGGTTTTGCCGGTGCCGCCGTGGCCGCCGCAGACACGCCGAAAACACCGGCATCCGGCGGGCAGGCCAGTGATGGCAAGGCGTGGCAGCCGGTATTCTTCAACAGCGAAGAGTGGGCATTTGTGAATGCCGCCGTGGCCCGGCTGATCCCGGCCGATGAGCGCGGCCCCGGCGCACTGGAAGCCGGAGTGCCCGAATTCATTGATAAACAGATGAACACCCCCTACGCCACTGGCGCTATCTGGTATATGCAGGGGCCCTTTAACCCGGATGTCCCCAAAGAGATGGGCTACCAGCTCCCCCTGGTGCCAAAGCAGATCTACAACCTCGGTATTGCTGAGGCCAACGCCTGGTGCAAAGCGCAGCACGGTAAAGTGTTTGCCGAACTGACCCCTGAGCAGCAGGACAGTGCGCTCACGGCGTTTGAGTCCGGCAGTGCGCAGTTTGCCCAGCTCCCCGCCAGCCTGTTTTTCTCCTACCTGTTACAGAACACCCGCGAGGGGTTCTTCAGCGATCCTATCCACGGCGGCAACAAAGGCATGGTGGGCTGGACGCTGATCAATTTTCCCGGCGCGCGTGCTGATTTTATGGACTGGGTTGAACGCGGTGAGCGTTATCCCTTCCCGCCGGTATCTATTCATGGGGTAAGGGCATAA
- a CDS encoding ABC transporter ATP-binding protein: MNTLSVHQLYYRAPGGGPQLTNISFDLPAGQRLAVIGPNGSGKSTLLCALMGALKACHDQVFLGGVPFSHLSPATCARKIAYLAQQDDPDLRLRVIEYIALGRLPWAGASTPLQDSQSIERALALTGLMSLSRRRLATLSGGERQRAALARALAQSPALLLLDEPTNHLDPAGRNTLLARVKKLGISVIATLHDLSAIDRFADRVLLLKNGAQAAYGTAEQVLTTACLRPVLGMESFIVPHPVNGAPLRIFDTPDEKEITHGPR; this comes from the coding sequence GTGAATACACTCTCTGTCCACCAGCTTTACTACCGTGCCCCCGGCGGAGGGCCACAATTAACCAATATCAGCTTCGATCTCCCGGCGGGTCAGCGCCTGGCGGTCATTGGCCCTAACGGTAGCGGTAAATCCACATTATTGTGCGCACTGATGGGCGCCCTGAAAGCCTGTCACGATCAGGTTTTCCTCGGCGGTGTGCCCTTCAGCCACCTCTCCCCTGCCACCTGCGCCCGGAAAATAGCCTATCTGGCCCAGCAGGATGATCCTGATCTGCGGCTGCGGGTCATTGAGTATATTGCGCTGGGTCGCCTGCCCTGGGCGGGCGCCAGTACCCCCCTTCAGGATAGCCAGAGTATTGAGCGTGCGCTGGCGCTTACCGGGCTGATGTCATTATCCCGGCGCAGGCTGGCCACCCTTTCCGGCGGGGAGCGTCAGCGGGCGGCCCTGGCCCGCGCACTGGCGCAGTCGCCCGCCCTGTTACTGCTGGATGAACCCACCAATCATCTGGATCCTGCGGGGCGCAATACCTTACTGGCGCGGGTAAAAAAACTGGGCATTTCCGTGATCGCCACCCTGCATGATTTGTCTGCCATTGACCGTTTCGCAGACCGGGTGCTGTTGCTCAAAAACGGTGCCCAGGCCGCATACGGCACGGCGGAGCAGGTTCTGACGACTGCCTGCCTGCGGCCAGTGCTGGGGATGGAAAGTTTCATTGTCCCCCACCCGGTTAACGGCGCTCCGCTACGTATTTTCGATACCCCCGATGAAAAGGAAATAACACATGGCCCGAGGTAA
- a CDS encoding ABC transporter substrate-binding protein, translating to MARGKLLLLLALLSAPALADDFPVTISSCGTPVTFAHPPKRAVINDINMAEMAFALNLQDRIVGLTGITGWYKLTAAFRQQMGNIPELAPKYPSLETLLAVKPDFFFAGWNYGMTPGGEVTPHTLARYHIPTLVLSESCGLAGKKMTKATMDLLFNDQLTLGKIFGKTRQARALVSAWQKRLAMLPQRPPGQPATRVFVYDSGKDKPFTSGRYAMPTAIIEAAGGRNVMDTLAASWTTTDWESVAASEPQMIILLDYQTGAGAEALQHFLENHPLMKKTPAVQQRRYLKLQYAELTPGPANIHAAEKLARAMYGQPE from the coding sequence ATGGCCCGAGGTAAATTACTTCTGTTACTGGCCCTGCTCAGCGCACCGGCGCTGGCTGACGACTTCCCGGTGACCATCAGCAGTTGCGGTACGCCGGTGACCTTTGCTCACCCCCCAAAGCGGGCGGTCATTAATGATATCAATATGGCGGAAATGGCCTTCGCCCTGAATTTACAGGACCGGATCGTCGGGCTAACCGGGATAACCGGCTGGTATAAACTGACCGCAGCGTTTCGCCAGCAGATGGGCAATATTCCGGAGCTGGCCCCCAAATATCCCAGCCTGGAAACCCTGCTGGCGGTAAAGCCGGACTTTTTCTTTGCCGGCTGGAACTACGGTATGACACCCGGTGGTGAGGTCACCCCACACACCCTGGCCCGCTACCATATCCCCACCCTGGTATTGAGTGAAAGTTGCGGCCTCGCCGGAAAAAAAATGACCAAAGCCACCATGGATTTACTGTTTAATGACCAGCTGACGCTTGGGAAAATATTTGGCAAAACCCGCCAGGCCCGGGCACTGGTCAGCGCATGGCAGAAACGCCTTGCCATGCTTCCTCAGCGCCCACCAGGCCAGCCCGCCACCCGTGTTTTTGTCTATGACTCCGGTAAAGATAAGCCCTTCACCAGTGGCCGCTACGCTATGCCTACCGCAATCATAGAGGCCGCGGGCGGCCGCAATGTGATGGATACGCTGGCCGCCTCCTGGACCACCACAGACTGGGAAAGTGTCGCCGCCAGTGAGCCGCAGATGATTATTCTGCTGGATTATCAGACCGGGGCCGGGGCAGAAGCGCTACAACACTTTCTGGAGAACCACCCGTTAATGAAAAAAACGCCTGCGGTACAGCAACGGCGCTATCTGAAACTCCAGTATGCAGAGCTGACCCCGGGGCCCGCGAATATTCATGCAGCCGAAAAACTGGCCCGGGCAATGTACGGGCAGCCCGAATGA
- a CDS encoding FecCD family ABC transporter permease, which yields MIITERGRFILLASASLLVLGAMVFWSMTQGTVTLTGAEILAALSGSQGASGDMARTIILELRLPRALLAVMAGAGLAVTGALLQTTTRNELADPFLFGLSSGASAGAVFVITRFGDVAGIATLPLAAFAGGILSAAGVLLLFRLCRQQRAEHLIICGLAISFLSGALTSYLVFSGDQRAASAVLFWTLGGLGLARLDNLWLPLAALLLLAGFILWRWRGLDGLLAGELTARSMGINVSRLRTETFICCALVTALLVALTGVIGFIGLIIPHIARRCGGVRHLFLLPLCALMGAILLCGGDIISRTLIPHQELPVGIITAAMGGIFIILVFTRR from the coding sequence ATGATCATCACCGAACGCGGCCGTTTTATCCTGCTCGCCAGTGCCAGCCTGCTGGTGCTTGGCGCAATGGTATTCTGGAGCATGACTCAGGGCACGGTAACGCTCACCGGGGCAGAGATACTTGCCGCGCTGAGCGGTAGCCAGGGGGCCAGCGGCGACATGGCGCGTACGATTATCCTCGAACTGCGGCTTCCCCGGGCCTTGCTGGCGGTTATGGCCGGTGCCGGGCTGGCGGTAACGGGTGCGCTTCTGCAAACCACCACCCGTAATGAGCTGGCCGATCCTTTTTTGTTCGGCCTCTCTTCCGGTGCCAGCGCCGGGGCCGTCTTTGTGATCACCCGCTTCGGGGATGTCGCTGGCATAGCCACCCTTCCCCTGGCGGCCTTTGCCGGTGGGATACTCTCAGCGGCGGGGGTGCTATTGCTGTTCAGGCTGTGCCGTCAGCAGCGGGCTGAACACCTGATCATCTGCGGGCTGGCGATTTCGTTTTTATCCGGCGCCCTGACCAGCTACCTGGTGTTTTCCGGGGACCAGCGGGCGGCCAGCGCCGTACTGTTCTGGACGCTTGGCGGTCTGGGGCTGGCGCGGCTGGATAATTTATGGCTCCCCCTGGCGGCGCTGCTGTTACTGGCGGGGTTTATTCTCTGGCGCTGGCGCGGGCTGGATGGGTTGCTGGCAGGCGAGCTGACAGCCCGCTCAATGGGGATCAATGTGTCCCGGCTGCGGACCGAAACCTTTATCTGCTGTGCACTGGTGACGGCTCTGTTGGTGGCGCTCACTGGCGTGATTGGCTTTATTGGCCTGATTATTCCCCATATTGCCCGCCGCTGCGGCGGGGTGCGCCACCTTTTTTTATTACCACTATGCGCGCTGATGGGGGCCATACTGCTGTGCGGCGGGGATATTATCAGCCGCACCCTGATCCCCCACCAGGAGTTACCGGTAGGTATCATCACCGCAGCCATGGGGGGAATTTTTATTATTCTTGTTTTTACCCGCCGTTAA
- a CDS encoding amino acid permease: protein MSKIWSKEETLWSFALYGTAVGAGTLFLPIQLGSAGAVVLFITALVAWPLTYWPHRALCQFILSSNTASTGEGITAAVTHYYGKRIGSLITALYFIAFFVVVLIYAVAITNSLVEQLAKHMAITTGVRMLVSLAVVVVLNLIFLMGRHVTIRVMGFLVFPLIAYFLFLSLYLTGSWQPSLLTGQMTFDSHTLHQVWISIPVMVFAFSHTPIISTFAIDRREKYAEKAMDKCKKIMKVAYLIICLSVLFFVFSCVLSIPPSYITAAKDHGVTILSALSMMPNAPAWLSVSGIIVAVVAMSKSFLGTYFGVIEGATEMVRTGLQQVGVKKSRAFNRALSIMLVSLLTFVVCCINPNAISMIYAISGPLIAMILFIMPTLSTYLLPALKPYRSLGNLITLIVGLLCVSVMFLG, encoded by the coding sequence ATGTCTAAAATTTGGTCAAAAGAAGAGACTCTCTGGAGTTTCGCACTATATGGAACGGCCGTTGGCGCCGGTACGCTGTTCCTTCCTATACAGCTGGGGTCTGCGGGGGCTGTTGTCTTATTCATTACGGCGCTGGTTGCCTGGCCATTAACCTACTGGCCGCACCGGGCCCTGTGCCAGTTTATTCTGTCATCAAACACCGCCTCCACCGGGGAGGGGATCACCGCCGCCGTAACCCACTACTACGGGAAACGTATCGGTAGCCTTATCACGGCGCTCTATTTTATTGCGTTCTTTGTGGTGGTGCTTATCTACGCGGTGGCTATTACCAACTCACTGGTGGAGCAGCTGGCAAAGCATATGGCAATCACCACCGGTGTGCGGATGCTGGTCAGCCTGGCGGTGGTGGTGGTACTGAACCTGATTTTCCTGATGGGGCGCCACGTGACCATCCGGGTGATGGGGTTTCTGGTCTTCCCGCTTATCGCCTATTTTTTGTTTTTATCCCTGTATCTTACCGGCAGCTGGCAGCCTTCTCTGCTCACCGGGCAGATGACCTTTGATAGCCATACCCTGCACCAGGTGTGGATCTCAATCCCCGTGATGGTTTTTGCTTTTAGTCATACCCCGATAATTTCCACGTTTGCCATCGACAGGCGGGAAAAATACGCCGAAAAAGCGATGGATAAATGCAAAAAAATCATGAAGGTGGCCTATTTAATTATCTGCCTGAGCGTGCTGTTTTTTGTCTTCAGCTGCGTGCTGTCGATTCCGCCGTCATACATTACCGCCGCGAAAGATCACGGGGTGACTATCCTGTCGGCGCTGTCCATGATGCCGAATGCCCCGGCGTGGCTGTCGGTCTCAGGGATTATTGTGGCGGTGGTTGCCATGTCCAAATCCTTCCTCGGCACCTATTTTGGGGTGATTGAAGGGGCCACGGAGATGGTCAGAACCGGGTTACAGCAGGTGGGGGTGAAAAAGAGCCGGGCATTCAACCGGGCACTGTCGATTATGCTGGTCTCCCTGCTGACCTTTGTGGTGTGCTGCATCAACCCGAATGCCATCTCGATGATTTACGCCATCAGCGGGCCGCTGATTGCCATGATCCTGTTTATTATGCCCACCCTCTCCACCTATCTGCTCCCGGCGCTGAAGCCGTACCGCTCACTGGGTAACCTGATTACCCTGATTGTCGGTCTGCTGTGCGTATCGGTGATGTTCCTCGGCTAA
- a CDS encoding MdtP family multidrug efflux transporter outer membrane subunit — protein MSRPGRLVFPLALSLLLPGCALMQDDPGPVTAIDPQQVQLSRVIHLADSHWPAARWWEAYRDPQLTMLINRALQNSPTAQAARLRIRQSQSAVEMAQSVSGLQATAVAVQNRMRVSDRNFSWPYAYSLPESHNGPWYTLNTVGVGGSLNLDLWGADRAQVAAAIGESNARQAETAGVELDIASSVARLYFAMQITWQQIALLNQQADIAGLSVRAHEGRAARGLEDQVDIAGASSELLAARQQVLAARSMLTQYQETLRALVGASATTMPEIHPVALPALQASLPPSLSSDLLARRPDLQALSGYVTASLSRVDAAKAAFYPHFDIKAFWGYNALSVGDLFKYSFQQVNIIPGMSLPLFDGGRLNATLKSTRTGSNILIKQYNQAVLDAVRDVALASSQLNDLDQQLALQRQRVAAAELAAASAGAHFRRGLVSYYAAQEARRATLNEQLLLLDIQARQLNSDITLIKALGGGYRGDTPPA, from the coding sequence ATGAGCAGACCTGGTCGTTTGGTTTTCCCGCTGGCGCTGAGCCTGCTGCTGCCAGGCTGTGCCCTGATGCAGGATGATCCCGGGCCGGTTACCGCCATTGACCCGCAACAGGTGCAGTTATCCCGGGTGATCCACCTGGCCGACAGCCACTGGCCTGCGGCGCGCTGGTGGGAGGCCTATCGGGATCCGCAGCTCACCATGCTGATAAACCGCGCCCTGCAAAACTCCCCCACCGCACAGGCGGCCCGGTTGCGTATCCGCCAGTCACAGTCTGCGGTGGAGATGGCCCAGTCCGTCTCGGGGCTACAGGCCACCGCAGTGGCGGTGCAGAACCGGATGCGGGTGTCAGATCGTAATTTCTCATGGCCCTATGCCTATTCACTGCCCGAGTCCCATAACGGGCCCTGGTATACCCTGAATACGGTGGGGGTCGGGGGCTCGCTGAACCTGGATTTATGGGGGGCAGACCGGGCCCAGGTGGCGGCGGCCATTGGTGAAAGTAATGCCCGCCAGGCAGAAACTGCCGGGGTGGAGCTGGATATCGCCAGTAGCGTTGCCCGGCTCTACTTCGCCATGCAAATCACCTGGCAGCAAATCGCGCTGCTGAACCAGCAGGCCGATATTGCCGGGCTTTCGGTGCGTGCCCATGAGGGGCGGGCCGCCCGGGGGCTGGAGGACCAGGTCGATATCGCTGGCGCCAGTAGCGAGCTGCTCGCAGCCCGCCAGCAGGTGTTAGCCGCCCGCAGCATGCTGACCCAGTACCAGGAGACCCTGCGTGCCCTGGTGGGGGCCAGCGCCACGACGATGCCGGAGATTCACCCGGTGGCGTTACCGGCGCTTCAGGCGAGCCTGCCGCCGTCGCTCTCGTCTGATTTGCTGGCGCGCCGCCCGGATCTGCAGGCGCTCAGTGGCTATGTGACCGCCTCATTAAGCCGGGTGGATGCGGCAAAAGCCGCGTTCTATCCCCACTTTGATATCAAGGCATTCTGGGGCTATAACGCGCTGAGTGTGGGGGACCTGTTTAAATATTCGTTTCAGCAGGTCAACATTATTCCCGGCATGTCCCTGCCGCTGTTTGATGGCGGGCGGCTGAATGCGACCCTGAAATCTACCCGTACCGGCAGCAATATCCTGATTAAGCAGTACAACCAGGCGGTGCTGGATGCGGTGCGGGATGTGGCGCTGGCCTCCAGCCAGTTAAACGATCTGGACCAGCAACTGGCGCTACAGCGCCAGCGAGTAGCCGCCGCAGAGCTTGCCGCCGCCAGTGCCGGGGCGCATTTCCGCCGTGGTCTGGTGAGCTATTACGCCGCACAAGAAGCGCGCAGGGCAACCCTCAATGAGCAGTTACTGTTGCTGGATATTCAGGCCCGGCAACTGAACAGCGACATCACGCTGATTAAAGCGCTGGGGGGAGGATACCGGGGGGATACCCCGCCCGCATAA